A part of Xenopus tropicalis strain Nigerian chromosome 4, UCB_Xtro_10.0, whole genome shotgun sequence genomic DNA contains:
- the LOC116410357 gene encoding basic salivary proline-rich protein 2-like, which translates to MEATPKPIPKGNPKGNPKANPQRQPQRQPQSQSPKATPKATPKPIPKGNPKANPKGNPKGNPKANPQSQSQRQPQSQSPKATPKPIPKATPKPIPKGNPKANPKGNPKGNPKGNPKGNPKANPQRQPQSQSQRQPQRQPQSQSPKPTPKATPKPIPKGNPKGSPKANPKGNPKANPKANPKGNPKANPKGNPKGNPKGSPKANPKGNPKANPKANPQRQPQSQSPKPIPKANPKGNPKANPQSQSPKPTPKATPKPIPKANPQSQPQRQPQSQSQRQPQSQSQRQPQSQSPKATPKPIPKATPKATPKPTPKPISKGNPKANPKANPKGNPKANPKGNPKGNPKANPKGNPKGNPKANPKGNPKGNPKGNPKANPLGSTYSDPSLPLGRRAVCLVCPPSTSPEEVSLTVIPLLYVQTSVEK; encoded by the coding sequence GCAACCCCAAAGCCAATCCCCAAAGGCAACCCCAAAGGCAACCCCAAAGCCAATCCCCAAAGGCAACCCCAAAGGCAACCCCAAAGCCAATCCCCAAAGGCAACCCCAAAGGCAACCCCAAAGCCAATCCCCAAAGGCAACCCCAAAGCCAATCCCAAAGGCAACCCCAAAGGCAACCCCAAAGCCAATCCCCAAAGCCAATCCCAAAGGCAACCCCAAAGCCAATCCCCAAAGGCAACCCCAAAGCCAATCCCAAAGGCAACCCCAAAGCCAATCCCCAAAGGCAACCCCAAAGCCAACCCCAAAGGCAACCCCAAAGGCAACCCCAAAGGCAACCCCAAAGGCAACCCCAAAGCCAATCCCCAAAGGCAACCCCAAAGCCAATCCCAAAGGCAACCCCAAAGGCAACCCCAAAGCCAATCCCCAAAGCCAACCCCAAAGGCAACCCCAAAGCCAATCCCCAAAGGCAACCCCAAAGGCAGCCCCAAAGCCAATCCCAAAGGCAACCCCAAAGCCAACCCCAAAGCCAATCCCAAAGGCAACCCCAAAGCCAACCCCAAAGGCAACCCCAAAGGCAACCCCAAAGGCAGCCCCAAAGCCAATCCCAAAGGCAACCCCAAAGCCAACCCCAAAGCCAATCCCCAAAGGCAACCCCAAAGCCAATCCCCAAAGCCAATCCCCAAAGCCAACCCCAAAGGCAACCCCAAAGCCAATCCCCAAAGCCAATCCCCAAAGCCAACCCCAAAGGCAACCCCAAAGCCAATCCCCAAAGCCAATCCCCAAAGCCAACCCCAAAGGCAACCCCAAAGCCAATCCCAAAGGCAACCCCAAAGCCAATCCCAAAGGCAACCCCAAAGCCAATCCCCAAAGGCAACCCCAAAGCCAATCCCAAAGGCAACCCCAAAGGCAACCCCAAAGCCAACCCCAAAACCAATCTCCAAAGGCAACCCCAAAGCCAATCCCAAAGCCAATCCCAAAGGCAACCCCAAAGCCAATCCCAAAGGCAACCCCAAAGGCAACCCCAAAGCCAATCCCAAAGGCAACCCCAAAGGCAACCCCAAAGCCAATCCCAAAGGCAACCCCAAAGGCAACCCCAAAGGCAATCCCAAAGCCAATCCCCTTGGCTCAACATATTCTGACCCCTCACTACCCCTGGGCAGAAGGGCTGTGTGTCTTGTTTGCCCTCCGAGCACCAGTCCAGAAGAGGTTTCATTGACAGTGATACCTTTATTGTATGTTCAAACCTCTGTTGAAAAGTAA